One Sporichthyaceae bacterium DNA window includes the following coding sequences:
- a CDS encoding CoA transferase has product MSDTTAAGPLTGLRVIEISSFVASPLGGMTLAQLGADVIRIDPVGGAPDVRRWPLAESGTSLYWTGLNKGKRSAVVDLRSPAGQEAIQRLVTAPGAGGGILLTNAAGRGFMSYSTLAALRPDMIVVELTGRHDGSPAVDYTVNAEIGFPLVTGPPEVAGAINHVLPAWDVACGLYAALAIVAAERARRLTGSGSHVTAALSDVALATAGNLGLLAEAELGGVRERIGNHLFGGFAHDFATADARRVMVVALTTRHFRDLVELCGVGAAVDAVESALKADFSTDGGRYEHRDVLLGLLRPWFAARGLDQVFAGLRGTSVLWSVYGTFADAAAAATTNPMMSVLDQPGVGPYLAPGSPLAFAGQDRAAAPAPSLGAHTEEVLRSVAGYAESEIAQLVAAGAVATAAPGGSK; this is encoded by the coding sequence GTGTCGGACACCACTGCCGCCGGTCCGTTGACCGGTCTGCGTGTGATCGAGATCTCGTCGTTCGTGGCCTCTCCGTTGGGCGGGATGACGCTGGCCCAGCTCGGCGCCGACGTGATCCGGATCGACCCGGTCGGCGGCGCCCCCGACGTGCGGCGCTGGCCGCTGGCCGAGTCGGGCACCAGCCTCTACTGGACCGGCTTGAACAAGGGCAAGCGTTCGGCAGTCGTCGACCTGCGCTCACCGGCCGGCCAGGAGGCGATCCAGCGTCTGGTCACTGCACCGGGTGCGGGCGGCGGAATCCTGCTGACCAACGCGGCCGGCCGCGGGTTCATGAGCTACTCGACCTTGGCGGCGCTGCGCCCCGACATGATCGTCGTCGAGCTGACCGGGCGTCACGACGGGTCGCCCGCCGTCGACTACACCGTCAACGCCGAGATCGGCTTCCCGCTGGTGACCGGCCCGCCGGAGGTCGCCGGTGCGATCAACCACGTGCTTCCGGCCTGGGACGTCGCCTGCGGTCTGTATGCCGCGTTGGCGATCGTGGCCGCCGAGCGCGCTCGACGCCTGACCGGGTCCGGGTCGCACGTCACGGCCGCACTGTCCGACGTGGCGCTGGCCACCGCCGGAAACCTGGGCCTGCTCGCCGAGGCCGAACTCGGCGGCGTGCGCGAACGGATCGGCAACCACCTGTTCGGCGGCTTCGCCCACGACTTCGCCACCGCTGATGCCCGACGGGTCATGGTGGTTGCCCTGACGACCCGTCACTTCCGCGACCTGGTCGAGCTTTGCGGCGTCGGCGCGGCGGTCGACGCCGTGGAGAGTGCGCTGAAGGCCGACTTCAGCACCGACGGCGGCCGATACGAGCACCGCGACGTCCTGCTCGGCCTGCTGCGGCCGTGGTTCGCCGCGCGCGGCCTCGACCAGGTGTTCGCCGGGCTGCGCGGGACCTCCGTGCTGTGGTCGGTCTACGGCACGTTCGCCGACGCGGCAGCCGCCGCCACGACCAACCCGATGATGTCCGTGCTCGACCAGCCCGGCGTCGGTCCCTACCTGGCGCCGGGCAGCCCGTTGGCCTTCGCCGGGCAGGACCGGGCCGCCGCGCCCGCGCCGAGTCTGGGCGCGCACACCGAGGAGGTACTTCGCAGCGTTGCGGGGTACGCCGAGTCAGAGATCGCACAACTGGTTGCCGCCGGAGCCGTGGCGACCGCTGCTCCCGGAGGATCGAAGTGA
- a CDS encoding acyl-CoA dehydrogenase family protein: protein MGSNTVDISGLSTEEADVVATVRDFVERDVRPVVRELEHTNTYPGELIDTMKQLGIFGLAIPEPWGEAPVSTPCFALVTAELSRGWMSLAGAMGSHTVVATLIKRFGTPEQQQRWLPRMATGAVRAAMALTEPGGGSDLQALQTTARRCGEGYRVTGMKTWISNARRAGLIAVLCRTDPQARPAHRGMSILLCEHGPGLSVSRDLGKLGYKGVESCEVILDEHAVGSEALLGGVEGQGFTQFMAALEVGRIQVASRALGVGRAAFDDAFRYAQERETFGKPIWQHQSIGNYLADMATKLTAAQQLILHAARRYDSGARSDVEAGMAKLFTSEVALEVAISAVRIHGGYGYSTEFDVERYFRDAPLMIVGEGTNEIQRDVIMRQLIRRGGLD, encoded by the coding sequence ATGGGATCCAACACAGTGGACATCAGTGGCCTGAGCACCGAGGAGGCCGACGTCGTCGCGACCGTGCGCGACTTCGTCGAGCGCGACGTGCGACCGGTCGTGCGTGAGCTGGAGCACACGAACACCTACCCGGGCGAACTCATCGACACCATGAAGCAGCTCGGGATCTTCGGGCTGGCGATCCCGGAGCCGTGGGGCGAGGCGCCGGTGTCCACCCCGTGCTTCGCGTTGGTCACCGCCGAACTGTCCCGCGGTTGGATGAGCCTGGCCGGCGCGATGGGTTCGCACACAGTCGTGGCGACGTTGATCAAACGGTTCGGAACCCCGGAGCAGCAACAGCGCTGGCTGCCGCGGATGGCCACCGGAGCGGTGCGCGCGGCAATGGCCCTGACCGAGCCCGGAGGCGGTTCGGATCTGCAGGCACTGCAGACCACCGCCCGCCGGTGCGGCGAGGGCTACCGAGTGACGGGCATGAAGACCTGGATCAGCAACGCCCGCCGGGCCGGGCTGATCGCGGTGCTCTGCCGCACCGATCCGCAGGCGCGTCCGGCCCACCGCGGCATGAGCATCCTGCTCTGCGAGCACGGCCCTGGGCTCAGCGTCTCCCGGGATCTGGGCAAGCTCGGCTACAAGGGCGTGGAGAGCTGCGAGGTGATCCTCGACGAGCACGCGGTGGGCTCCGAGGCGTTGCTCGGTGGCGTCGAGGGGCAGGGCTTCACCCAGTTCATGGCCGCGCTCGAGGTGGGCCGGATCCAGGTCGCCTCGCGGGCACTCGGCGTGGGCCGGGCGGCGTTCGACGACGCGTTCCGCTACGCACAGGAACGTGAGACGTTCGGCAAGCCGATCTGGCAACACCAATCGATCGGGAACTATCTGGCCGACATGGCAACCAAACTGACCGCCGCGCAGCAGTTGATCCTGCATGCCGCCCGTCGCTACGACTCCGGGGCGCGCAGCGACGTCGAGGCCGGGATGGCGAAGCTGTTCACGTCCGAGGTCGCACTCGAGGTGGCCATCAGCGCGGTGCGTATCCACGGCGGGTACGGGTACTCGACCGAGTTCGACGTGGAAAGGTATTTCCGCGACGCCCCGTTGATGATCGTCGGCGAGGGCACGAACGAGATACAACGAGATGTGATCATGCGTCAGTTGATCAGACGTGGGGGGTTGGACTGA
- a CDS encoding histidine phosphatase family protein → MVASEDSAEIYPQYRFRIPAGACDVLLVRHGESAPMPAGGGFPVTAEGQADPDLSPVGREQAVLVSARLAKAGLDALYVSSLRRTQQTVAPLVAHTGLTPTVVPDLREIGLGEWEGGEFRRLVILRDPLMMRMLDNGSWSEVPGGEDSKVFAERVHGAITRIAAAHPDQRVAVICHGGVIGQTISLATGAATLSFMGCDNSSISQVIVQGDRWIVRRFNDTEHLSSAFTTAADPPQ, encoded by the coding sequence ATGGTGGCGAGCGAGGATTCCGCGGAGATCTATCCGCAGTACCGGTTCCGGATTCCGGCCGGTGCCTGCGATGTGTTGCTGGTGCGGCACGGGGAGTCCGCGCCGATGCCCGCCGGTGGCGGGTTCCCGGTGACGGCCGAAGGCCAGGCCGACCCGGACCTCTCGCCGGTAGGCCGCGAGCAGGCGGTGCTGGTGTCCGCACGGTTGGCCAAGGCGGGGCTGGACGCGCTCTACGTTTCCTCGTTGCGCCGCACCCAGCAGACCGTCGCCCCGCTGGTCGCGCACACCGGCCTGACGCCCACCGTCGTGCCGGACCTGCGGGAGATCGGGTTGGGTGAATGGGAAGGCGGGGAGTTTCGACGCCTGGTCATCCTGCGGGACCCGCTCATGATGCGGATGCTGGACAACGGCAGTTGGTCCGAGGTCCCGGGTGGCGAGGACTCGAAGGTGTTCGCCGAGCGGGTGCATGGCGCAATCACGCGGATTGCGGCCGCCCATCCCGATCAGCGGGTGGCCGTGATCTGCCACGGCGGGGTGATCGGGCAGACCATCTCGTTGGCGACCGGGGCCGCCACGTTGTCGTTCATGGGCTGCGACAATTCCTCGATCAGCCAAGTGATCGTGCAGGGTGATCGCTGGATAGTGCGCCGATTCAACGACACCGAACACCTGTCGTCGGCGTTCACCACCGCGGCCGACCCGCCGCAGTGA
- a CDS encoding nucleotidyltransferase family protein translates to MNVAGLVLAAGSGSRLGHPKALVQVGAERLVDRAVRTLRAGGLDPVVVVLGAALTEVPGATVAENPDWESGMGSSLRVGLAAMPAGAGAAMVYLVDQPDVGPAAVARLAAAFEAGAVVAVASYSGRRGNPVLLARSTWPEVSRLAQGDVGARPFLAAYPELVTPVPCDDIADPTDIDTPEDLARRRSAPD, encoded by the coding sequence GTGAACGTCGCCGGGCTGGTGCTGGCGGCCGGCTCGGGCAGCCGGCTGGGACATCCCAAGGCCCTGGTGCAGGTCGGCGCCGAGCGCCTGGTCGACCGGGCCGTGCGCACACTGCGGGCGGGCGGCCTGGACCCGGTCGTCGTCGTCCTCGGGGCGGCCCTGACCGAGGTGCCCGGCGCGACCGTCGCGGAGAACCCGGACTGGGAGTCCGGGATGGGCTCCTCGCTGCGGGTCGGCCTGGCCGCGATGCCGGCGGGGGCGGGCGCCGCGATGGTGTACCTGGTCGATCAACCCGACGTCGGCCCGGCGGCAGTGGCCCGGCTGGCGGCCGCGTTCGAGGCCGGGGCGGTGGTGGCGGTGGCGTCGTACTCCGGGCGGCGGGGCAACCCCGTGCTGCTGGCGCGTTCGACCTGGCCCGAGGTGTCGCGATTGGCGCAGGGCGATGTCGGGGCCCGACCGTTCCTGGCGGCCTACCCGGAACTGGTGACCCCGGTGCCCTGCGACGACATCGCCGACCCGACCGACATCGACACTCCCGAGGACCTGGCCCGACGCCGCTCGGCGCCGGACTGA
- a CDS encoding rhodanese-like domain-containing protein: MSQATISAAGLRDRLGSDEKLRLLDVRTPGEFAAASIPGSHNIPLGDLDSYAATLAGGAVTDLVVICQSGGRATRAAEQLRAAGHERVSVLSGGIAAWEGSGGDVAGGGPAWTIERQVRLVAGSLVLSGIVTSLRYPKAKFLSGAIGGGLVFAALSNTCMMGNLLSKLPHNRTDSVDAEAAVSALTN, encoded by the coding sequence ATGTCCCAGGCCACGATCAGCGCCGCCGGGCTGCGCGACCGGCTCGGCAGCGACGAGAAGCTCCGCCTTCTCGACGTGCGGACGCCGGGGGAGTTCGCTGCCGCCAGCATCCCGGGCTCGCACAACATCCCGCTCGGCGACCTCGACTCCTACGCCGCGACGCTGGCCGGCGGCGCCGTCACCGACCTGGTCGTGATCTGCCAGTCCGGCGGGCGCGCCACCCGCGCGGCCGAGCAACTGCGGGCGGCCGGGCACGAGCGGGTCAGCGTCCTGTCCGGCGGTATCGCCGCGTGGGAGGGCTCCGGCGGCGACGTCGCGGGCGGCGGCCCGGCATGGACCATCGAGCGCCAGGTCCGGCTGGTTGCAGGCTCGTTGGTGCTCAGCGGGATCGTGACCAGCCTCCGGTACCCCAAGGCCAAGTTCCTGTCCGGCGCGATCGGCGGCGGGCTGGTCTTCGCCGCGCTGTCGAACACCTGCATGATGGGGAACCTGCTCTCGAAGCTGCCGCACAACCGCACCGATTCGGTCGACGCCGAAGCCGCAGTCTCGGCGCTCACCAACTGA